The region TTAGTATTACAGATGTTTATGCTGGGACTAAGTGGGAAGATACTTGTTTGAATATGATTGTGATGAGTTATAAAATGTGAACAACTCTGAATTAAGTAGAGGTATAAAAGTTATAGCCTTTTCTTACGTTTCTTTAAGAATATCACTAAGCTAAAAATAGAAAGGATTAATAAACCTACAACAATCAAAAAGGGTATGGTGTAATCAACATTTTTGGATGAAAAATATTCATCATCTGGTATTCCTTTATCGTCTTGATGTACTTCAGCATATTGTTTTGCTTTTTGCTCTTGTTCCATTTATTCTGCCAGTTGTACAAGTTCGGCATGTTCTTTGTTGTATTGTTCCTGTTCCTCTTTAGATACAGCATCGTTAAGGGATATATATCCTCCATAGACCCATCCGGTTTGACCATTATCGGTTTTCACTTTTAACCAATTTGCATGAATCCCCTCTAGGACTTCTTCTTTGCCTTGTTCTAGGATCGTTAGGACAGAGTCTTTATCGATAGTTGTTATGATGTCCGAATCGACTTTAGCTTCTTGTCGTAACCGGACATTTTTGTGAGGGCTAGGTAAGAATTATCTGTGGTATGTATTAATTCTATTTGATCATCGTAATCACTGGAACCATCAGCATGACGAGGCCATAAGATTTTGCTTGGATCGTAGGATTCTCTTCTTACGAAGTGCTCTATTTCTTGAGCCATTTTTTTGGTTCCTCTGACATAGGTGAATATGTGGTTTTCCTCAGAGACGGAGTCTATGTACATGTCTAGATAGTCTCCGTCTTGTACGAATATTAGGTTGTAGGGGGTAGGGTGGTTGTAGAGAGCTTCATAGCCAGGTTGCCTATAGTATTTATTTAAGTCAGAGACTTCTGTTATCTTTAAATATAGATAGTGTTTATCCAAAGTTGTTTTTTTAATTAATGTACTTAACTCAACAGTTGGTCCAAAATTATCAAAAAGAATATAATTTTTCTCTATATTCAATGCAAGTGGTGTATAATAATTAAACCAAGGTTGTGGTGTTTCACCTGTTTCATTTTCTTGATCTTTTATCCAAGTTTTCCATAATGAAGCTTCTTGAAATATCAGTTTCTCTTGATCTCTTTTATTTCCTATTGCTAACAAATCAATATTGTAATCCACTATCCAATAACCTTTTTTGATTAAAGGGGAATCACATTATTTAATGTTTGTATTTCAATATAATTTGAATCTACAAACAATTTCTTTTCGTTTTTAGATTCTTTATTAACGAGTGAAACATATATTCCAAAATAGTCGTTGTCATCATTATAGAAATAATTTCCATGACTATATATAACTTTATTTCCTTTATTTACTTGATATTTTTCAACAGAGCCATCGCGTACAACACAATTCTTTGTAATGATATAATTTACATCTTCTGAGTATATTAAGTTGATAGTCAATGTAATAGTAATAATTAGGAATATTGTTTTCATTATTTTATTTCCTCAAAGTATAAATTTTTATAATCAAACGGATTTACTATTCCAACTCCTTTTCTTTCTAGTCGTCCATCTTTTCTTTTAATTAATTTCAAAAAATAATATTTTTCATCGTCGCTTAGAAATAACTGTAAATGCAAGTGAGCTCCTATCCCATGAGCTCTACTTACTTCATTATTGTGACCAACGCTGTTAAAGTTCCTACATCCAGCGGCGAAAAAGTTCCGCTTTTTCGGACATAAAAAGGGGCAAATATCCCTGCTTTATTTATGCCATCATTCATAAAGCTACTCCAATCAGTAACTAGTTACGATTTTGTAACTTCGTCCATTTTTCCTAATTCATATCTATCAAATCGCATAGGGTAAGGAAGAAAACG is a window of Spirochaeta cellobiosiphila DSM 17781 DNA encoding:
- a CDS encoding LPXTG cell wall anchor domain-containing protein; this encodes MEQEQKAKQYAEVHQDDKGIPDDEYFSSKNVDYTIPFLIVVGLLILSIFSLVIFLKKRKKRL